One part of the bacterium genome encodes these proteins:
- a CDS encoding type II toxin-antitoxin system HicB family antitoxin has translation MEIQNFSVVIEQDKNGFVAECLDLQGCYTEGKTYEEVVKNIKDAIKLHVADRLSKKEKLVKSERSFSLSNFQISVA, from the coding sequence ATGGAAATACAAAACTTTTCTGTTGTTATAGAGCAAGATAAAAACGGCTTTGTCGCCGAGTGCTTAGACTTGCAAGGGTGCTATACAGAGGGGAAGACTTACGAGGAGGTGGTGAAAAATATCAAGGACGCCATTAAATTGCATGTCGCTGACAGGCTGTCAAAAAAGGAAAAATTAGTCAAATCAGAAAGATCTTTTAGTTTATCTAATTTTCAGATATCTGTCGCGTAG
- a CDS encoding type II toxin-antitoxin system HicA family toxin — protein MSPKSLRFTARQIIKLIEEHGFSLSRQNGSHMIFHNDKGTRITVPKHSSKILHPKIVKNILRDMDAGY, from the coding sequence ATGTCCCCAAAATCTCTTCGTTTTACTGCGCGACAAATAATTAAGTTGATAGAAGAGCATGGATTTTCGCTCTCTCGCCAAAATGGAAGTCACATGATTTTTCATAATGATAAAGGCACGCGTATCACGGTACCAAAACACAGTTCTAAAATTCTTCATCCAAAAATCGTAAAGAATATTTTGCGAGACATGGATGCTGGGTACTAA
- a CDS encoding M48 family metallopeptidase, which yields MATLYTHQEQNIWKTWFLMATFFGLVMLIGWVVSWYYDNPSILYIAVIFSVMMNITSYWFSDKIVLKLAGARPATREEYSDLWNIVENLSITAGLPMPKLYIVNDPSPNAFATGRNKEHAVVAVTTGILPLLNKVELEGVIAHELSHIGNRDMLVSTVAVVLAGFVTILSDIFLRSLHFGGGRGGDRKGSGVLVIVGIVLAILAPIFAMLIRLAVSRKRESLADASGALLTRYPEGLASALLKISASAQPMHVSKAIAHLYISDPFAKQPKTSFFAKLFMTHPPVEERVAALRGNQLTQE from the coding sequence ATGGCCACCCTCTACACCCACCAAGAACAAAATATTTGGAAAACATGGTTTTTGATGGCCACGTTTTTTGGGCTGGTGATGCTCATTGGTTGGGTGGTGAGTTGGTATTATGACAACCCATCTATTCTCTATATCGCAGTTATTTTCAGTGTTATGATGAATATCACGAGTTATTGGTTCTCTGATAAAATTGTACTCAAGCTTGCAGGCGCGCGACCTGCAACGCGTGAGGAATATAGCGATCTTTGGAACATTGTTGAAAATCTTTCCATCACTGCGGGACTTCCGATGCCTAAACTTTATATTGTTAATGATCCATCTCCCAACGCGTTTGCAACGGGACGAAATAAAGAGCACGCGGTTGTTGCTGTCACGACCGGCATTCTGCCGCTTTTGAATAAGGTTGAGCTCGAAGGAGTGATTGCGCACGAACTTTCACATATCGGCAATCGCGATATGTTGGTCTCAACGGTTGCTGTGGTGCTCGCGGGATTTGTTACCATTCTTTCCGATATTTTTCTCCGCTCGCTTCACTTTGGCGGTGGACGCGGCGGTGATCGAAAGGGAAGTGGCGTGCTGGTGATTGTAGGAATTGTACTCGCGATTCTTGCGCCCATTTTTGCGATGCTCATCCGTCTCGCGGTCTCACGCAAGAGAGAATCTTTGGCTGATGCTTCCGGTGCGCTTCTTACGCGTTACCCGGAAGGGCTTGCTTCCGCGCTTCTAAAAATTTCTGCTTCGGCACAACCGATGCACGTAAGTAAAGCGATTGCCCATCTTTATATTTCCGATCCGTTCGCAAAACAACCGAAGACAAGTTTTTTTGCCAAGTTATTTATGACCCATCCGCCGGTTGAAGAACGCGTGGCGGCATTGCGGGGGAATCAGCTTACACAAGAGTAA